The Mucilaginibacter mallensis genome has a segment encoding these proteins:
- a CDS encoding NAD-dependent succinate-semialdehyde dehydrogenase, whose amino-acid sequence MSGSVKSVQNKQYINGAWVNAVDGAQIPLINPATEELISEISFGNEKDAALAIDAASSAFKTWSKTTPYYRAEILKKAADYLRQNLDTIAFDMVLESGKPLLEARGEWTVAANLFEWYAEEGKRAYGKVIPTNRVDKRSSVIYQPMGVIGIITAWNFPAYNPARAWAAALAAGCTVVAKPSETTPLAAYHLVDALVHAGLPTGVLNLLIADAAPVGEAMLNDPRLKKISFTGSTRVGKLLMDGASRTSTKLSLELGGNAPVIIFDDVDVDAIAKAASIARFRNNGQVCVSPQRFYVHKNIYDQFAEAISKYVSALKVGSGFEDGVNVGPLITSKQRDSVVDLLKKAKTENATVLTGGHFPEHTDKGYFIQPAVVTNLDQTSTLARNEIFGPVLPLFKFDDLEDALAKANDTEYGLAAYVFTNNLKTAIQVSEGLEFGIIGINEWAPHGTELPFGGWKQSGQGHESGSEGLYEYMEKKLISIGGI is encoded by the coding sequence ATGAGCGGATCAGTGAAATCGGTACAAAACAAACAATATATAAACGGCGCGTGGGTTAACGCGGTTGATGGTGCACAAATACCATTAATAAACCCGGCAACGGAGGAGTTAATCTCCGAAATTAGTTTCGGAAACGAAAAAGATGCGGCATTGGCTATTGATGCCGCAAGTTCAGCCTTTAAAACCTGGAGTAAAACAACGCCCTATTATCGTGCTGAAATACTAAAAAAGGCTGCCGACTACCTGCGCCAAAACCTGGATACCATAGCTTTTGATATGGTACTGGAAAGCGGCAAGCCATTACTGGAAGCCCGTGGCGAATGGACAGTTGCCGCCAACTTATTTGAATGGTATGCCGAAGAGGGCAAGCGTGCTTATGGCAAAGTGATCCCAACCAATCGCGTTGATAAAAGGAGCTCGGTTATTTATCAGCCCATGGGCGTTATCGGTATCATCACCGCCTGGAATTTTCCGGCGTATAACCCGGCACGTGCATGGGCAGCAGCATTGGCAGCCGGGTGTACGGTTGTTGCAAAGCCATCGGAAACTACGCCATTAGCAGCCTATCATTTGGTTGATGCGCTGGTGCATGCAGGTTTACCCACCGGGGTATTAAACCTACTGATAGCAGATGCGGCACCGGTAGGCGAGGCTATGCTGAATGATCCTCGCTTAAAAAAGATCAGCTTTACAGGCAGCACTCGGGTTGGTAAGTTATTAATGGATGGCGCTTCACGCACCAGTACCAAGCTTTCGCTCGAATTGGGGGGCAATGCACCCGTAATAATTTTTGATGATGTAGATGTTGATGCCATAGCCAAAGCGGCTTCTATTGCACGGTTCCGTAATAATGGACAGGTTTGTGTATCACCGCAGCGTTTTTATGTACACAAAAATATTTATGACCAGTTTGCCGAAGCGATAAGTAAGTATGTGTCGGCCCTTAAAGTAGGTAGCGGTTTTGAAGATGGGGTGAATGTGGGTCCGCTTATCACCAGTAAACAACGGGATAGTGTAGTTGATCTACTCAAAAAAGCAAAAACTGAAAATGCCACCGTGCTTACCGGGGGGCATTTTCCTGAACACACAGATAAAGGCTATTTCATACAGCCTGCTGTAGTAACCAATCTCGATCAAACCTCAACGCTTGCCCGTAATGAAATATTCGGCCCGGTATTACCGCTTTTTAAGTTTGACGATTTGGAAGATGCGCTGGCAAAAGCTAACGATACCGAATACGGACTCGCGGCCTATGTCTTTACCAATAATTTAAAAACAGCTATACAGGTTTCAGAGGGATTGGAATTTGGCATCATCGGCATTAACGAATGGGCGCCTCATGGTACAGAACTCCCATTCGGCGGTTGGAAACAAAGCGGGCAAGGCCATGAAAGCGGGAGCGAGGGCCTGTATGAGTATATGGAAAAGAAACTGATCAGCATAGGCGGTATTTAA
- a CDS encoding RagB/SusD family nutrient uptake outer membrane protein encodes MKKLIYIAAFSFIAVSLLIMSSCAKLNQISPTAVQASQLFKDSTGLSSAITGMYSTLEVQDYYGANYPMMCDLNSDNGVAGGYNNTSLNEFGAYSVTSSNIFIQNTYVAIYKTIAAANAIIAGESTVKGASQSYLDAVKGQALTLRAMGHFDLLRAFGYHWDLTSSYGIPVVTTVQTSTSVVPRSTVAATYTAIINDLLQAANLLKTSTDRNPNYVNPAIVNALLARVYLYKKDYTDAAKYATLVINDGAFTLLDKNNFTEIYTSKNSKESVFELPFDQQNQSEYNATTYARPDAASTEVLFILNPDLQTFFQNRPGDLRYNLVDTTNPNGYLRTLKYSSDIKQKDNSAYVIRIAEMYMIRAEALGRAKGLADVNMIRTNRGLAALTAADVPDNDTYAQVVADEDRAEFNFEGHRYFDLARLGQVVNVLQPLTSTTITITNSCFPIPLREISATNGVVIQNPGY; translated from the coding sequence GCAGCTTTTAGTTTTATCGCAGTCTCATTGCTCATCATGAGCAGTTGCGCCAAGCTAAATCAAATATCACCAACGGCTGTACAGGCATCGCAGCTTTTTAAAGATTCCACCGGACTGTCATCAGCCATAACAGGGATGTATAGCACATTAGAGGTGCAGGATTATTACGGAGCAAACTACCCGATGATGTGCGACCTGAACAGCGATAATGGCGTTGCAGGCGGTTATAACAACACCTCGTTAAACGAATTTGGCGCTTACAGCGTTACTTCGTCAAATATCTTTATCCAGAATACTTATGTGGCTATTTACAAAACGATTGCTGCAGCAAACGCCATTATAGCCGGTGAAAGCACCGTTAAAGGTGCATCTCAATCATATTTGGATGCAGTAAAAGGGCAGGCCTTAACATTAAGAGCAATGGGGCATTTTGATCTGCTGCGTGCCTTTGGTTATCATTGGGATCTCACTTCTTCTTATGGTATCCCGGTTGTAACCACCGTACAAACAAGTACCAGTGTTGTTCCGCGCAGCACCGTAGCTGCAACTTATACTGCTATTATTAACGATCTGTTGCAAGCGGCAAATCTGTTAAAAACAAGTACCGATCGTAACCCAAACTATGTAAACCCTGCAATAGTTAATGCTTTATTGGCCAGGGTATATCTTTATAAAAAGGATTATACCGATGCCGCAAAGTACGCTACATTGGTAATTAACGATGGAGCGTTCACTTTGCTTGATAAAAACAATTTCACGGAAATTTATACCTCAAAAAATAGCAAGGAATCTGTTTTTGAATTGCCATTCGATCAGCAAAATCAAAGTGAGTATAACGCTACTACTTATGCTAGGCCGGATGCAGCTTCAACCGAAGTATTATTTATCCTAAACCCTGACCTGCAAACCTTTTTTCAAAACCGCCCCGGCGACCTACGGTATAATTTAGTTGATACCACTAATCCTAACGGCTATCTGCGCACACTGAAATACAGCAGTGATATTAAGCAAAAGGACAATTCTGCATATGTGATCCGCATTGCTGAAATGTATATGATAAGGGCTGAAGCATTGGGGCGTGCCAAAGGCCTTGCCGATGTAAATATGATCAGGACAAATCGTGGCTTAGCAGCATTAACGGCCGCCGATGTGCCCGATAATGATACCTACGCGCAAGTTGTAGCCGATGAGGACCGTGCGGAATTCAACTTTGAAGGCCACCGTTATTTTGATCTGGCGCGCTTAGGGCAGGTGGTTAATGTATTACAGCCCTTAACCAGCACAACTATAACCATAACAAATTCTTGCTTCCCTATACCGTTAAGAGAAATAAGCGCCACTAATGGTGTAGTCATACAAAACCCGGGTTATTAA
- a CDS encoding NAD-dependent succinate-semialdehyde dehydrogenase: protein MSVFKSIFPYNQQVIAEYPLMDDHAINTILTDSAKAFTHWSLQSYAHRAGILNNVAAILRKEKEQLATIITNEMGKVLAEAKGEVEKCAVTCEYYAQNAEAFLADEIMEAGYYKSFVAYQPIGAVLAIMPWNFPFWQVFRFAAPTLMAGNTALLKHAPNVTGCSLAIERVFKEAGAPKGVFQSLIIDVPEIEKIISADIVQAATLTGSERAGASMAILAGKHIKKSVLELGGSDALIVLADADIEKAATVAIQSRMQNAGQSCIASKRFIVEQKIQEEFVNQLQLQIQKLKQGDPFNTNITTGPMARIDLAQQLEKQMQNSIKSGATLQLGGEVDGANFNPSLLLNVKKGMATFDEEAFGPVASVITAADEQDAINIANQSNYGLGGSIWTKDVEKGIALARKVNSGAVFINSLVKSDPRLPFGGIKRSGYGRELGRHGILEFVNIKSIAADQ from the coding sequence ATGAGCGTATTTAAATCAATTTTCCCTTATAACCAGCAGGTAATTGCTGAGTATCCGTTAATGGATGACCATGCAATTAACACTATCCTTACAGATAGCGCCAAAGCTTTTACGCATTGGTCATTACAAAGCTATGCGCACAGGGCCGGCATCCTGAATAATGTAGCAGCCATCCTAAGAAAAGAAAAAGAGCAGCTGGCAACTATTATAACCAATGAAATGGGCAAGGTATTAGCAGAAGCAAAAGGTGAGGTAGAAAAATGCGCTGTTACCTGCGAGTACTATGCCCAAAATGCCGAAGCTTTTTTAGCTGATGAAATAATGGAAGCGGGTTATTACAAAAGCTTTGTTGCCTACCAGCCAATAGGTGCGGTATTAGCCATCATGCCCTGGAACTTCCCCTTTTGGCAGGTGTTCCGTTTTGCAGCCCCCACCTTAATGGCAGGGAATACAGCTTTACTAAAACATGCACCAAACGTAACCGGATGTTCGCTGGCTATTGAACGTGTATTTAAGGAAGCAGGTGCGCCAAAGGGTGTATTTCAATCACTGATTATTGATGTGCCTGAAATAGAAAAAATTATTTCTGCCGATATCGTTCAAGCGGCAACATTAACCGGCAGCGAGCGGGCAGGTGCATCAATGGCAATACTGGCTGGCAAACATATCAAAAAATCGGTACTGGAATTAGGTGGTTCAGATGCCCTTATTGTTTTGGCTGATGCTGATATTGAAAAAGCTGCCACTGTCGCCATCCAATCGCGTATGCAGAATGCCGGGCAATCCTGCATCGCATCAAAAAGGTTCATTGTAGAGCAGAAAATACAGGAGGAGTTTGTAAACCAATTACAGTTGCAAATTCAGAAATTAAAGCAGGGCGATCCATTCAATACCAATATAACAACCGGGCCAATGGCGCGAATAGACCTCGCGCAGCAACTGGAAAAGCAAATGCAGAACTCCATAAAGTCAGGGGCCACATTACAGCTTGGTGGCGAGGTTGACGGTGCAAATTTCAACCCGTCCTTATTGCTGAATGTAAAAAAAGGCATGGCCACTTTTGATGAGGAAGCCTTTGGTCCCGTAGCGTCAGTAATAACTGCCGCAGATGAGCAGGATGCAATTAACATTGCCAATCAATCAAATTATGGTCTCGGCGGCAGTATATGGACTAAGGATGTAGAAAAAGGCATCGCCCTGGCCCGTAAGGTAAACAGTGGTGCTGTGTTTATTAATTCACTGGTAAAATCAGATCCAAGATTACCATTCGGCGGCATAAAACGATCAGGCTATGGCAGGGAGTTGGGCAGGCACGGCATATTAGAATTTGTGAACATAAAAAGCATAGCAGCCGATCAATAA
- a CDS encoding Na+/H+ antiporter NhaC family protein — protein MAYGAIALIPPAVVIILAIKQRTSFEPLLIGCLVGYAIIGYHEHTNFFTNFVNSFEKVMGNSDSVWVILVCGLYGSLIGLMVRSGGTFKFGEWALKRIKTEKGALMGAWGMGLFIFLDDYLSALTVGLSMRKITDAFKIPREKLAYIVNTTAPPWCVVVPISTWTIFIGNILETSHVAPKGQGLATYWKMIPYVAYGYVSVLIIPLFIYGVLPWFGKLKQADIRAQETGQLTASEFNDTATMDITAMNPAKSSKIIYFLLPIIVLLAATIFFDIDALKGVMVAVAFTFVYYLVIKVGTFRQLSETLFGGFNSMIYALAILMMSYVLKDVNDKMGLTQYVLHSASPYLNKEFLPVIIFASLSIISVTTGSSWGLYAIAIPLVVPLAQHFGSNVLLNCGAVISAGVFGANACLYSDATVLTAQSTECNNLDHGLSQLPYALIAFSISALVYVLLGYVIH, from the coding sequence ATGGCTTACGGCGCAATAGCATTAATACCCCCGGCAGTAGTTATCATACTCGCCATAAAACAACGTACCTCGTTCGAACCCTTATTGATCGGCTGTTTGGTAGGCTATGCTATTATTGGTTATCACGAGCATACCAACTTCTTTACCAATTTTGTTAACTCCTTTGAAAAGGTGATGGGTAACAGTGATTCTGTATGGGTGATATTGGTGTGCGGGTTGTACGGGTCATTAATTGGGCTGATGGTGCGCAGTGGTGGCACTTTCAAATTCGGCGAATGGGCGCTGAAAAGAATAAAAACCGAAAAAGGCGCGCTAATGGGTGCCTGGGGGATGGGGCTGTTTATCTTTTTGGATGATTACCTGAGCGCACTTACCGTTGGCCTATCCATGCGCAAAATAACCGACGCCTTTAAAATTCCCCGCGAAAAACTGGCCTATATCGTGAATACCACAGCACCACCATGGTGCGTAGTAGTGCCAATCTCCACCTGGACTATCTTTATAGGTAATATCCTCGAAACATCGCACGTGGCCCCAAAAGGGCAGGGCTTGGCTACCTATTGGAAAATGATACCCTATGTGGCATACGGATATGTATCGGTACTAATTATTCCATTGTTTATCTATGGCGTTTTACCATGGTTCGGCAAATTGAAGCAGGCTGATATCCGCGCACAGGAAACTGGTCAGCTTACTGCATCCGAGTTTAATGATACCGCAACTATGGATATCACTGCCATGAACCCGGCCAAATCATCAAAGATCATCTACTTTTTACTGCCTATTATCGTATTGCTGGCAGCTACTATTTTCTTTGATATTGATGCCTTAAAAGGTGTTATGGTTGCTGTGGCCTTTACGTTTGTTTATTACCTGGTTATCAAAGTCGGCACGTTCAGGCAATTGTCGGAAACGTTGTTTGGCGGTTTTAACAGCATGATATATGCCTTAGCCATATTAATGATGAGCTATGTGTTAAAGGATGTGAACGATAAAATGGGCTTAACCCAATATGTGCTGCATTCTGCATCGCCATACCTCAATAAGGAGTTTCTGCCGGTTATCATATTTGCATCGCTTTCCATAATCTCGGTTACTACCGGTTCATCATGGGGTTTGTATGCTATTGCCATACCACTAGTTGTACCGCTGGCGCAGCATTTCGGTTCAAACGTATTGCTCAATTGTGGCGCAGTGATCAGCGCGGGTGTGTTTGGTGCTAATGCCTGTTTATACTCTGATGCTACCGTATTAACGGCGCAAAGTACCGAATGTAATAACCTGGATCATGGTTTATCACAATTGCCTTACGCGTTGATAGCTTTTTCTATATCTGCACTTGTTTATGTTTTGCTGGGCTATGTTATTCATTAA
- a CDS encoding GNAT family N-acetyltransferase, with translation MQTIINTYTTVENSGLLIQNTRPEHAGQLEELQRIVFPTLSADEHIRAVHYLRHLELFPEGQFVITDKDKVIGMTTTMRTNFDFANYHHTFAETIAGGWLTNHDPTGDWLYGLDMGILPAYRGQGLARLLYRARHEMARALGLKGQLTVGMMSGYGAVSNEISGETYYQELIAGKRKDPTLTKQMKIGFEPIALMPEHLNDPVCGNYGVLIKIEIDKEI, from the coding sequence ATGCAAACCATTATTAATACTTATACTACTGTTGAAAACTCAGGTTTGTTGATACAAAATACCAGGCCCGAGCATGCCGGGCAACTGGAAGAATTGCAAAGAATTGTATTCCCAACTTTATCGGCTGATGAGCATATCAGGGCGGTGCATTATTTAAGGCACCTTGAACTATTCCCCGAGGGGCAGTTTGTGATAACTGATAAGGATAAAGTGATCGGCATGACAACCACCATGCGCACCAACTTCGATTTTGCCAACTACCATCATACGTTTGCCGAAACTATCGCAGGCGGATGGCTAACTAATCATGACCCTACAGGCGATTGGCTTTATGGCCTGGATATGGGCATATTGCCTGCCTATCGCGGTCAGGGTTTGGCCCGGCTGCTGTACAGGGCCAGGCACGAAATGGCGAGGGCGCTTGGCTTAAAAGGACAGTTAACCGTAGGCATGATGAGCGGCTACGGTGCGGTAAGTAATGAGATAAGTGGTGAAACCTATTATCAGGAACTAATTGCAGGCAAGCGTAAGGATCCAACCCTCACCAAACAAATGAAAATCGGATTTGAACCCATAGCCCTGATGCCTGAGCACTTGAATGACCCTGTATGCGGTAATTACGGTGTGCTGATTAAAATTGAGATAGATAAGGAGATTTGA
- a CDS encoding aspartate aminotransferase family protein: MESKSKKILDRRKQFVPNAIGIFNPSTAVSAKGAIITDADGREMIDFAGGIGVVNAGHCPPPVVKAIADQAAQLIHCSFNVASYDLYMQLAEKLATLFPHGDHTKVMLTNSGAESVENAIKIARQGTGRQAVICYGGAFHGRTMMSMTLTSKVGYKLGCGPFAPEVYRIPFPDYYRYGNGMDLDLFSDVHLRELDDFFHTNVPAEQVAAIIIEPVQGEGGFNVVPQKYLKDLRKVCDKYGIMLILDEVQSGFGRTGKWAAYQHYGVTPDISTWAKSMGSGMPIGAVIGKAEIMDACKPSTIGGTYPGNPVCCAASLATIKYMEEMDINKLGERVGNIVRERFNAFKQQFTAIGDVRGLGAMMAFELVKDNDPFQPDTELCKKLIAYCADNGLIVINAGVNGNVIRVLSPLMIEEELLHKGLDIIEGGLHQLLGDQQVGGKIKN, from the coding sequence ATGGAATCAAAAAGTAAAAAGATATTAGACCGGAGAAAGCAGTTTGTGCCCAATGCCATAGGCATATTTAACCCATCAACTGCGGTGAGCGCCAAGGGAGCAATTATTACTGATGCCGATGGCCGCGAAATGATCGACTTTGCAGGCGGTATAGGTGTAGTTAATGCCGGGCATTGTCCGCCGCCTGTTGTTAAAGCTATCGCCGATCAGGCTGCACAGCTTATCCATTGCAGCTTCAATGTGGCATCGTATGATTTGTACATGCAATTGGCCGAAAAGCTGGCTACCCTGTTCCCGCATGGCGATCATACTAAGGTTATGCTTACCAATTCAGGTGCAGAAAGTGTGGAGAATGCCATAAAAATAGCCCGTCAGGGCACAGGCAGGCAAGCCGTTATCTGCTATGGTGGTGCTTTTCACGGTCGTACCATGATGAGCATGACCCTTACCTCAAAAGTAGGTTATAAACTGGGTTGCGGCCCTTTCGCGCCCGAAGTTTACAGGATCCCTTTTCCGGATTATTACCGCTATGGCAATGGCATGGATCTGGATCTGTTTTCAGATGTACACCTGCGCGAACTGGATGATTTCTTCCATACCAATGTGCCTGCAGAACAAGTCGCCGCAATCATTATCGAACCTGTTCAAGGTGAAGGTGGTTTTAATGTTGTTCCTCAAAAATACCTGAAAGACTTGCGCAAGGTTTGCGATAAGTATGGCATCATGCTCATTTTGGATGAAGTGCAGAGTGGCTTTGGTCGTACCGGCAAATGGGCAGCTTATCAGCATTACGGCGTTACTCCGGATATATCAACCTGGGCAAAAAGTATGGGTAGTGGCATGCCAATAGGGGCGGTCATCGGCAAAGCCGAAATAATGGATGCCTGTAAACCATCAACCATCGGTGGTACTTATCCCGGCAACCCGGTTTGCTGCGCCGCATCATTGGCAACCATAAAATATATGGAAGAGATGGACATCAACAAACTTGGCGAACGTGTGGGCAATATTGTCCGCGAGCGTTTCAATGCCTTTAAACAACAATTTACAGCTATTGGCGATGTGCGTGGATTAGGAGCTATGATGGCCTTTGAATTGGTAAAAGATAACGATCCATTTCAACCAGATACAGAGCTTTGTAAAAAATTGATAGCTTATTGTGCCGATAATGGCCTTATCGTTATCAATGCCGGGGTTAATGGCAATGTGATCAGGGTGCTTAGTCCGCTGATGATTGAGGAAGAGCTATTGCATAAAGGATTGGATATTATCGAAGGTGGCTTACATCAATTATTGGGCGACCAACAGGTAGGCGGCAAAATCAAAAATTAA
- a CDS encoding flavin monoamine oxidase family protein, with amino-acid sequence MAHNSITRLLQSAFHTALREDEEALVSFNEWNEGRRRFLKQAAIAGAGVMLTPPLLSLTSCNKTKNNDIAIIGAGIAGLNAAYQLQKKGIKATVYEASGRIGGRMYTLHDEFGKGITTDVGGEFVDSTHADILQLAKELGLSFYDLRTDPLIRKTFYFGGQRYSEADLVNALKPFVAQLVKDITSLPDIISYHSAAKFQHLDNQSIDAYLKSIGITGWLYDYLHVTLTREYGMEASIQSAVNFLIMFVAPVATEKSYELFGPDHEVFKIKGGSMHLTTALYEKVNSSVKTGYKFIGIEKNESQGYDLKFDQNGTITTVTAARVIIAIPFTILRGIDFKIPMPEGKRKCIDEIGYGNSSKFFIGVTKKPWRAHGEQGYTFTDLDFGCGWDGGQMQSENEGTFTVFGGGDFSDMVNSESTEVLAAKFVPALNTIYPGMDEAFSKKTIKFLWQNNPYSKAAYSSFKIGQWSTLAGWEGVPVGDIYFAGEHVSRDFQGYMNGGAQTGRVAVETMLKAMAINS; translated from the coding sequence ATGGCTCACAATTCAATAACCCGGCTTTTACAATCAGCATTTCATACAGCACTGCGTGAGGATGAGGAGGCATTGGTAAGTTTTAATGAATGGAATGAAGGCCGGCGCAGGTTTTTAAAACAGGCAGCCATTGCTGGTGCAGGCGTGATGCTTACACCGCCATTATTGAGCCTAACATCGTGCAACAAAACAAAAAACAATGATATTGCCATAATTGGCGCAGGGATAGCCGGTTTAAATGCTGCTTATCAGTTACAAAAGAAAGGGATTAAAGCAACAGTATATGAAGCCTCGGGCCGCATTGGCGGGCGTATGTATACCCTGCATGATGAATTTGGTAAGGGCATCACTACTGATGTTGGCGGCGAATTTGTGGACTCAACTCATGCTGATATCTTACAGTTGGCAAAAGAATTAGGCTTATCGTTCTATGATCTGCGGACGGATCCACTAATCCGTAAGACTTTTTACTTTGGTGGCCAACGGTATAGCGAAGCCGACCTGGTAAATGCGCTCAAGCCATTTGTTGCTCAGTTGGTAAAGGACATTACTTCCTTACCTGATATTATCAGCTATCACTCTGCGGCAAAATTTCAACATTTAGATAATCAATCTATAGATGCTTACCTGAAATCAATAGGCATAACAGGCTGGCTTTATGATTATTTGCACGTAACGCTAACACGCGAGTATGGCATGGAGGCATCCATCCAATCCGCGGTTAATTTCCTCATCATGTTTGTAGCACCCGTGGCTACTGAAAAAAGCTATGAGTTATTCGGCCCCGATCATGAGGTTTTTAAGATAAAAGGTGGCAGTATGCACTTAACCACTGCGCTTTATGAAAAGGTAAATTCATCGGTAAAAACAGGATATAAGTTTATTGGGATAGAGAAAAATGAATCGCAGGGCTATGATCTGAAGTTCGATCAGAATGGAACAATCACCACGGTCACTGCCGCACGTGTTATCATTGCTATCCCCTTCACCATATTAAGGGGTATTGACTTTAAAATACCTATGCCCGAAGGTAAACGGAAATGTATTGATGAGATAGGCTATGGCAATAGCAGTAAATTTTTTATCGGTGTTACAAAAAAACCATGGCGCGCGCATGGTGAACAAGGCTACACGTTTACCGACCTGGATTTTGGCTGCGGATGGGATGGTGGCCAAATGCAATCAGAAAATGAAGGCACGTTCACCGTTTTTGGCGGTGGTGATTTCAGCGATATGGTAAATAGTGAAAGCACAGAAGTGTTGGCGGCAAAGTTTGTCCCCGCCTTAAATACCATTTATCCGGGCATGGATGAGGCTTTCAGTAAAAAAACGATAAAGTTTCTGTGGCAAAATAACCCATACTCTAAAGCGGCTTACAGCTCATTTAAAATCGGGCAATGGAGCACGTTGGCAGGCTGGGAAGGTGTGCCTGTCGGCGATATATATTTTGCAGGGGAGCATGTAAGCCGCGATTTTCAGGGCTATATGAATGGTGGCGCGCAAACAGGCAGGGTAGCAGTGGAGACGATGTTAAAGGCAATGGCTATTAATAGCTAA